A window of Panicum virgatum strain AP13 chromosome 8K, P.virgatum_v5, whole genome shotgun sequence contains these coding sequences:
- the LOC120643661 gene encoding uncharacterized protein LOC120643661: protein MEGNNVPRESMMQGAPYGSLDLHGNSMQTHAPNSGKQIFNNSQMPGTFTMTINRATEPVDFPGFQFKEHEKCDKNHHHHNHHSMNSMNDDEEHDMIEDATDTPNSKGKKGSPWHRMKWTDTMVKLLITAVSYIGDDHGPDLGGRRRNFTIMQKKGKWKAISKVLGERECHVSPQQCEDKFNDLNKRYKRLTDILGRGIACNVVANPALLDSMNHLSDKKKEDAKKILSSKHLFYEQMCSYHNNNREYLPEDHALQHSLLLALRSKAEHDPRRDTSGNDDEDDQSVDSDYEENDEEQHHVHANMRESSTHKRTRHGDAALVTSSFHKGIEKSGPIDIEVDTNKAFPGGTNWSLMQQDLASQTLEVQKRLLQIEEKDLELKRQRLKWDRYRKKKDREIERMEMENQQMMIENKHLANELRQKEIELELKIKGQANNP from the coding sequence ATGGAAGGCAATAATGTACCCCGTGAAAGCATGATGCAAGGGGCTCCTTATGGCAGTTTAGACTTACATGGCAACTCTATGCAAACCCATGCTCCAAACTCAGGAAAACAGATCTTCAACAACTCTCAGATGCCTGGGACTTTCACAATGACTATAAACAGGGCTACAGAGCCTGTTGACTTTCCTGGGTTTCAATTCAAAGAACATGAAAAGTGTGATAAGAACCATCATCACCACAATCATCACTCAATGAACAGCATGAATGATGATGAGGAACATGATATGATTGAAGATGCTACTGATACCCCTAATAGCAAAGGCAAGAAGGGCTCCCCGTGGCATCGGATGAAGTGGACAGATACAATGGTAAAGCTTTTAATTACAGCAGTGTCATACATTGGAGATGATCATGGTCCTGATTTAGGTGGTCGTAGGAGGAACTTTACAATAATGCAGAAGAAAGGAAAATGGAAGGCTATATCAAAGGTCTTGGGCGAGAGAGAATGCCATGTGTCACCACAGCAGTGCGAGGATAAGTTCAATGACCTTAACAAGAGATACAAAAGGCTTACAGACATCCTTGGCAGGGGTATTGCTTGCAATGTTGTGGCAAATCCAGCACTTCTTGATAGCATGAATCATCTTTCCGATAAGAAGAAAGAAGATGCGAAGAAGATACTTAGCTCAAAGCACTTGTTCTATGAGCAGATGTGTTCCTACCATAATAACAACCGTGAGTATTTACCTGAAGATCATGCActtcagcactcactacttCTTGCCCTTAGAAGTAAAGCTGAGCATGATCCTCGGAGGGACACAAGTGgaaatgatgatgaagatgatcaaaGCGTGGATTCTGATTATGAGGAGAATGATGAAGAGCAACATCACGTGCATGCAAACATGAGGGAGTCATCCACGCACAAAAGGACACGCCATGGTGATGCAGCTTTGGTCACCTCAAGCTTTCATAAAGGTATTGAGAAGTCTGGTCCCATTGACATCGAAGTGGATACCAACAAGGCTTTCCCAGGTGGAACCAACTGGTCTTTGATGCAACAGGACTTGGCTTCACAAACACTAGAGGTTCAGAAACGTCTCTTGCAGATTGAAGAAAAAGATCTGGAACTCAAAAGGCAGCGTCTGAAGTGGGACCGATacaggaagaagaaagacagGGAGATAGAAAGAATGGAGATGGAGAATCAACAAATGATGATTGAAAATAAACACTTGGCAAATGAGCTAAGACAGAAAGAGATAGAGTTAGAGCTTAAGATAAAAGGCCAGGCGAATAATCCATGA
- the LOC120645339 gene encoding uncharacterized mitochondrial protein AtMg00810-like, which yields MIKKKVEAFKGEMQWLFHMSDLGLLSYYLRIKVKQHQEAATLGQAAYAQKLLKKAGMQDCNSCQAPVEVRLKMTKASNTPMVNSTMWRSLVGSLWYLVHTWPDISFAIGYVNRYMEQPHEEHLAAVKHILHYIAGTIDNGIAFPKRGCKQHQLIGFSDSDLGRGEGGHRRQEEHHGSDLLPQQHAHLVDVSEAEGGGPFVL from the coding sequence ATGATCAAGAAGAAGGTTGAAGCATTCAAAGGAGAGATGCAATGGCTATTTCACATGAGCGATCTAGGCCTTCTCTCCTACTACCTCAGGATCAAGGTGAAGCAACACCAGGAGGCGGCGACTCTGGGCCAAGCCGCATACGCCCAGaagctgctcaagaaggcgGGGATGCAGGACTGCAACTCTTGTCAGGCACCCGTGGAGGTGCGCCTGAAGATGACAAAGGCGAGCAACACGCCAATGGTCAACTCCACCATGTGGCGCAGCCTGGTGGGCAGCCTGTGGTACCTCGTACACACCTGGCCTGATATCTCCTTCGCAATTGGGTATGTCAACCGGTACATGGAGCAACCCCACGAAGAACATCTGGCGGCAGTGAAGCACATCCTGCACTACATCGCCGGAACTATCGACAATGGCATCGCCTTCCCCAAGCGCGGCTGCAAGCAGCACCAACTGATCGGGTTCAGCGACAGCGActtggggaggggggaggggggacatCGACGACAGGAAGAGCACCACGGGAGTGATCTTCTTCCTCAACAACATGCCCATCTCGTGGATGTCTCAGAAGCAGAAGGTGGTGGCCCTTTCGTCCTGTGA